A window of the Enoplosus armatus isolate fEnoArm2 chromosome 5, fEnoArm2.hap1, whole genome shotgun sequence genome harbors these coding sequences:
- the LOC139285439 gene encoding extracellular calcium-sensing receptor-like encodes MNIPAKVSRNCLSRTAASMSWFSWLFTLWPSSVPSLLLVGLVGRQLGLRVGLQCVQTVTCSRWSTPGNQGLFQDGDVVIGGLFSLHYNPPAIDNNLTQLPHYKPCTRLEHVPLQYIYAMVFAVEEINHSKILPGVKLGFHIFDSCGRSPWALQAALSLVGGDSTSCNSKDYPDYSTEGIGERRGDHPVPLIIGGASSITGQILSSILGPLSVPLISYLSSCPCLSDKLQYSNFFRTIPSDIYQVRAIAQLAIRFNWTWIGAVVANNNYGHMAVKVFQEETQGKGVCLAFVETLRRQKIVRDARRAALTIQASAAKVILIFTWYTDVRELFLQLAKINVTDRQFLASEAWSTSSDLLQNLATSKVASGVVGVAIRSSTIPGFENYLRSLNPIHHPDDEFLKEFWQAKFGCSPGATPLFSYSSSSLKFLQKASLPPCSGTESLKGVQHPFTDTSQLRVTYNVYLAVYAAAHALHSLLSCPDRDSTPRNNSSTCSSPKHIKPIELLQHLNNVNFTTPQGEMFYFQGGDIPAKYDLVNWQNTPDGSQKLVLIGRVNGFDLHLNESAIQWSTGSSQVPISVCSASCPPGTRQDNRKGEPVCCFDCVPCAEGKISNKTGSLHCERCPLEFWSNAEQTACIPRQLDFLSFNETLGITLTTAAVSGAIVTTAVFVVFLCYRQTPMVRANNSELSFLLLLSLKLCFLCSLVFIGRPSVWSCRFQQAAFGISFVLCVSCLQVKTIVVLAAFRSARPGAEALIRWFGPGQQRGSVCLLTCIQIIICATWLSLSPPVPQRDLGFQGSKVTLECAMASVVGFSLVLGYIGLLACTCLLLAFLARKLPDNFNEAKLITFSMLIFCAVWMAFVPAYVSSPGKYTVAVEIFAILASSYGLLLCIFAPKCFIILLRPEKNTKKHMMAR; translated from the exons ATGAACATCCCAGCTAAAGTCAGCAGGAACTGtt TGTCCAGAACAGCTGCATCCATGTCTTGGTTCTCCTGGCTCTTCACTCTGTGGCCCTCCTCAGTCCCATCCCTGCTCCTTGTGGGGCTTGTGGGCAGACAGCTGGGGCTCAGGGTGGGACTGCAGTGTGTTCAGACAGTGACTTGTTCTCGGTGGAGTACGCCCGGCAACCAGGGACTGTTCCAGGATGGAGATGTAGTTATTGGTGGGCTCTTTAGTCTTCATTACAATCCTCCAGCTATAGACAACAACTTGACTCAGCTGCCGCACTACAAACCTTGCACTCG TTTAGAACATGTTCCATTGCAATATATATATGCCATGGTGTTTGCAGTGGAGGAAATCAATCATAGTAAAATACTACCAGGTGTGAAGCTGGGGTTCCATATTTTTGATAGCTGTGGCCGATCGCCATGGGCTCTGCAGGCAGCACTTTCACTGGTTGGAGGCGACAGCACCAGCTGTAATTCAAAAGACTATCCAGATTATTCTACTGAAGGAATCGGAGAAAGGAGAG GGGATCATCCTGTTCCCTTGATCATCGGTGGTGCTTCATCCATAACAGGCCAGATACTTTCCAGCATCCTGGGGCCACTCTCTGTACCTTta ATTAGCTACCTGTCGAGCTGCCCCTGTCTGAGTGACAAGCTCCAGTATTCAAATTTCTTCAGAACTATCCCCAGTGATATTTACCAAGTCCGGGCCATTGCCCAGCTTGCCATACGCTTCAACTGGACCTGGATTGGGGCAGTGGTAGCAAACAATAATTATGGCCACATGGCAGTAAAG GTATTTCAGGAGGAGACTCAGGGGAAAGGGGTGTGTCTGGCATTTGTAGAGACTCTGCGAAGGCAAAAGATTGTTAGAGATGCCAGACGAGCAGCACTCACGATTCAGGCCTCGGCTGCGAAGGTGATTCTGATCTTTACCTGGTATACAGATGTGAGGGAACTGTTCCTACAACTTGCCAAGATAAAT GTGACTGACAGACAGTTTCTGGCCAGTGAGGCTTGGAGCACCAGTAGTGATCTTCTCCAGAATCTTGCCACTTCAAAAGTGGCAAGTGGCGTTGTTGGTGTGGCCATTCGAAGTTCAACTATACCTGGATTTGAAAATTATCTCAGAAGTTTGAACCCAATTCATCATCCAGATGATGAGTTCTTAAAAGAATTCTGGCAAGCCAAATTTGGATGCAGTCCAGGAGCCACACCTCTCTTTTCATATTCCTCTTCATCCCTCAA ATTTCTTCAGAAAGCTTCACTACCACCCTGCAGTGGGACAGAGTCCCTGAAGGGAGTGCAGCATCCCTTTACTGACACCTCTCAGCTAAGGGTGACGTATAATGTCTACCTTGCTGTTTATGCTGCAGCCCACGCCCTTCACAGCCTTCTCTCCTGCCCCGACAGAGACAGCACTCCCAGAAACAACAGCTCCACTTGCTCCTctccaaaacacatcaaaccCATAGAG TTGTTGCAGCACTTGAACAACGTGAATTTCACCACACCGCAgggtgaaatgttttatttccaagGGGGTGACATTCCAGCAAAGTATGACCTTGTCAACTGGCAGAACACCCCTGATGGGTCACAAAAACTTGTCTTGATTGGTCGTGTTAATGGGTTTGATCTCCACCTTAATGAGTCAGCTATTCAATGGAGCACTGGATCCAGTCAG GTGCCAATTTCAGTGTGCAGTGCGAGCTGTCCCCCTGGAACCAGACAGGACAACAGGAAAGGAGaacctgtctgctgctttgaCTGTGTCCCATGTGCTGAAGGGAAGATTAGCAATAAAACTG gTTCCCTTCACTGTGAGCGTTGTCCATTAGAGTTCTGGTCCAATGCTGAACAAACTGCCTGCATCCCTCGCCAACTGGACTTCCTTTCCTTTAATGAAACCTTGGGCATTACTCTGACTACCGCAGCTGTATCTGGTGCCATTGTgacaacagctgtgtttgtggtgtttcttTGCTACCGTCAAACACCTATG GTGCGAGCCAATAATTCAGAACTGAGCTTCCTGCTTCTTCTGTCGTTGAAGCTCTGCTTCCTGTGTTCACTGGTGTTCATTGGTCGTCCATCAGTGTGGTCTTGTCGGTTCCAGCAGGCAGCTTTTGGGATTAgctttgtactttgtgtttcctgcctcCAAGTCAAGACCATAGTTGTTCTGGCAGCGTTCCGCTCAGCTCGGCCTGGTGCTGAAGCCTTGATTAGGTGGTTTGGTCCTGGCCAACAGAGGGGAAGTGTCTGCCTTCTTACTTGTATACAG atTATCATCTGTGCCACATGGCTGTCCCTCAGTCCCCCAGTACCTCAACGAGATCTGGGTTTccaagggtcaaaggtcaccctGGAATGTGCAATGGCCTCTGTGGTGGGCTTCTCTCTGGTTCTGGGTTACATTGGCCTGCTGGCCTGCACCTGCCTCCTCTTGGCCTTTCTTGCTCGGAAACTCCCTGACAACTTCAATGAAGCCAAACTGATCACCTTCAGCATGCTGATATTCTGTGCTGTTTGGATGGCCTTTGTCCCTGCTTATGTTAGCTCTCCTGGGAAATACACTGTTGCTGTGGAGATTTTTGCAATCCTGGCCTCTAGCTATGGTTTACTGCTCTGTATTTTTGCTCCAAAGTGTTTCATCATTCTTTTAAGGCCTGAGAAAAACACTAAGAAACACATGATGGCCAGGTAG